In Harmonia axyridis chromosome X, icHarAxyr1.1, whole genome shotgun sequence, a single window of DNA contains:
- the LOC123686066 gene encoding nischarin — MACFWVNSQETTVKIPSTTEKDGVIFYEIRVSVGDIYWHVTHRYNDFFELHTKLVNDHGVVKDILPSKKLIRSKCPQFIDTRKKGLEIYLQKVLKFLKLTMPRIFLEFLDFHVYDVYFLLQSLALKFYSEAEISLTSTKDYDFTTLELHAISKCCNTPQPAEYNPDKRYDFTHVLDFCSQIKILNVTGKIGNYLRSNIRPNDLFFDFRNFKKTCSVCMNQISLDCIKDLGQFRTNLETLTINKSNMTSLSQILQCDVLHKYNFDATHVWSNLVHMDLSYNCLTEIDQTIKLVPNLKVLVLNQNRFSNIPNLLELKSLTTLSICGNLITNCQQMHFTLGNILHLNLSQNSITSLEGFTKLYSLESLNLTGNDISSIEEIKYLANLPCLEDLKLTGNNVSTIVDYRVKVLEYFGKRAEEICLDNEQPLQPELDKVSIRRALKILKEGELPEILNIR; from the exons ATGGCTTGCTTCTGGGTGAATTCACAAGAAACAACAGTAAAAATTCCTTCTACAACTGAGAAAGATGGTGTCATATTTTATGAGATCAGAGTATCCGTAGGTGATATATATTGGCATGTCACACATCGATACAATGACTTTTTTGAATTACATACTAAGCTAGTCAACGACCATGGAGTAGTCAAAGATATTCTTCCATCCAAAAAACTGATTCGAAGCAAATGCCCTCAATTCATTGACACAAGAAAGAAAGGACTTGAAATTTATCTAcaaaaagtattgaaatttttgaaactgACGATGCCAAGAATTTTCCTCGAATTTTTAGATTTTCATGTATATGACGTTTACTTTCTTTTACAAAGTTTAGCTCtcaaattttattcagaagCTGAAATTTCTCTTACTTCGACCAAAGATTATGATTTTACCACACTTGAA ttgCATGCTATTAGCAAATGCTGTAATACCCCACAACCGGCAGAATATAATCCAGACAAAAGATATGACTTCACTCATGTTTTGGATTTTTGTTcgcaaataaaaatattgaatgtgactggaaaaattggaaattaCTTAAGAAGCAATATAAGACCCAATGATCTTTTCTTTGATTTCCGAAATTTTAAG aaaacttgCAGTGTATGCATGAACCAAATCAGTTTGGATTGTATAAAAGATCTAGGCCAATTTCGTACTAATTTGGAAACTTTGActataaataaatcaaatatgaCTAGTTTATCGCAAATTTTACAATGTGATGttctccataaatataatttcgatGCTACTCAT gtTTGGAGTAATTTGGTACATATGGATTTAAGTTACAATTGTTTAACGGAAATCGATCAAACTATCAAACTGGTGCCAAATTTGAAAGTTCTAGTTCTCAATCAAAATAGAttttccaatattcccaatCTGCTAGAACTGAAAAGTTTAACAACACTGAGCATATGTGGTAATTTAATCACAAATTGCCAACAAATGCATTTTACTTTGGGTAATATATTACACTTAAATCTGTCCCAGAATAGTATAACATCTTTAGAAGGATTTACCAAACTCTATTCTTTGGAAAGTCTGAACTTGACGGGAAACGATATAAGCAGCatcgaagaaataaaatatttagccAACCTACCTTGTCTGGAAgatttgaaattaacaggaaatAACGTATCCACTATTGTGGATTATCGTGTGAAAGTGCTAGAATATTTCGGTAAGAGAGCTGAGGAAATCTGTTTGGATAACGAGCAACCCCTACAGCCAGAACTTGATAAAGTTTCTATTCGTAGAgctttaaaaatcttgaaagagGGAGAGCTTCCCGAAATATTAAATATCCGCtga